The DNA window CCCCCAGGGATTTGCATCCTGCCCATCCTTTTCTAGCAACTTCCTACAGGtttctccctgcccctggccccatccccagaaCAGGAGTGCTGACCTTTTGAGGTCATGATGGCGATTTGGGCCCCAGCCGCCTGCAGGGTGCGCAGTCCCGCCCTGTAGTCTTCATAGTCTCCCTTGGTGTAGATGCGGGAAGCGAAGATGCGCAGGCTCAGGTGGCTGTTCTCCCGCAGGAACTCAGCCAATCTCTGAGCACAGTCAGCGCAGGGGCTCCAGGAGATGAAACAGGTGACTCTGTAGCACAGCTCCTGGTCCAGGTTCCAAGAAGAGATCAggtccaggaagcacatctcTGCGTGGCGGGGTCTCCCGGGCATGTGAGCACCCTgagtggagaagaggaagaaaagtgttCTGTCATTTGCTGTGCACAGGGGGAGGGCGAGACGGGGCAGCAGGGGAGGCACTGGCCTCAGCACAAAACTAGAGGGGCGGGGGCGCCCACCTCAGCGTCAAGATGAATCAGATTTACATGATCAAACGCAATGCAACACTCCGTGATGAGCACACATCCCCACTTTACACAGGGCTGGCTCGGTAGCGCTGCCTTCATTTCAGCTCGGCTCTCTGTGGATCCGCACAGCACTGAAACTGACCagccttttatttctcctcccaaaagccccagagcacagctgtatttcctagttgtaagtccttctagttcttcttcgtgaaccaccacagcacggctgctgacgGACGGGTGCTGTGGTTCCTCAACCGGGAAACCATCTcgggtcgccgaagcagaacgcgctgaactttaactgccgggccctcagggctggctctgatcAGTCTTCATTTACATTGTTTGCTATCCTTCATCATGGAATGTGcgtcaatttttatttctaaaccaTTGCATTAagatagggccagccccgtggttgaGCCGCAAGACTGGGCACGCTGCACTAGAGCGGCCTGGGTTTGCGTCCTGGgaagggacctacaccactcgtccgTGACCATGCTGTccaggtgtcctacatacaagattgaggaggactggcacaggtgttagctgagAACCaaatttcc is part of the Equus quagga isolate Etosha38 unplaced genomic scaffold, UCLA_HA_Equagga_1.0 156522_RagTag, whole genome shotgun sequence genome and encodes:
- the LOC124233177 gene encoding DNA dC->dU-editing enzyme APOBEC-3G-like, whose protein sequence is MEGSAAPMARRLMDKDAFTKNFKNVNWPRKTYLCYEMELPDGDSRVPPDQHKGVLRNKGAHMPGRPRHAEMCFLDLISSWNLDQELCYRVTCFISWSPCADCAQRLAEFLRENSHLSLRIFASRIYTKGDYEDYRAGLRTLQAAGAQIAIMTSKGQHSCSGDGARGREKP